From the genome of Pseudomonas putida:
ATTTCACCCTGGACCTGCCCCGCAACTGGGGCATCTTCGTGGTCGGCGCGCTGGCCCTGGTGATGCTGGCGGGGCTGGTCACCGGCATCGTCATCCACAAGAAGATCTTCAAGGAATTCTTCACCTTCCGGCCCGGCAAGGGGCAGCGATCGTGGCTGGATTTCCATAACGCCAGCGCGGTGCTGTTGCTGCCGTTCCATTTGATGATCACTTACACCGGCCTGGTGATCTTCATGCTCATCTACATCCCGGCTGGGGTCGATGCACTGTTCGAGGGCGACAACCGAGCCTATTCCCAGGCTCAGGGCAACGCTCGCCTGGAGCAGCCGCGGGCGCTGGCCAGGCAACCAGGCGAACTGGTCGATGTGGTGCCGCTGCTGGCCCAGGCCGAGGCGCGGCTGGGCCCGCTCAGCGGTTTCAGCGTGAGTCACCCGAATACGGCCGGCGCGCGCATCGAGGTCCGCCCGGAACTGGGCAACCGCATCGCCCTGTCCAAGGGCCAGGCCATGGTCTTCGATGGCGTTACAGGCGAGCTGCTCAGTGATGTCGCCGATTGGCGCCCGGCGCCGCTGACCCAGCGGGTGATGGTCGGCCTGCATTTCGCCCAGTTCGGCGGCTACCCGATGCGCTGGCTGTACTTCACTTGCGGCTTGGTCAGTTGCTTGATGATCGCCAGTGGCCTGGTGTTGTTCTGCGTCAAGCGCGGGCGCAAGTACGCCAGCGCCACCGAGGATGCCTCGGCGCGGCGCTGGTACCGGTTGGCCGAGGTGTGCAACATCGGTTTCATCGCCGGGCTGCTGCTGGCTTGTGTCGCATTGCTCTGGGCCAGCCGGCTGTTGCCGGTGGAGCTTGCGCAGCGGCAGGACTGGGAGGTGCGGGCATTCTTCGGTGTGTGGCTGTTGGCACTGCTGCATGCCGGGCTGCGACCGGCTCGGCGCGCCTGGGTCGAGCAGCTGGGTTTGGTGGCGCTGTTGTGCTGCGGCCTGGGGCTGTTGGGCGGCCTGGCCGACGGCATGCGCCTGGCTGTGGTGGTCACGGCGTTGATACTCGGTGCCGTGTTGGGCCTGGCGGCCTGGCGCGTTCATCATCACGCGGCAGCGCCACGCAGGACGCGGGCAATGCCACGCAGGGAGGCCAGGGCATGATGCTGTCGGTAATGGGTGGGGCAGTGCTGGCCTACGGGGGAATGCTCGCGCTGTGCCAGGGCCTGGAGCGGCATTTCAAGCCGGTGTGGGGACGCACCTGTCCGCCGGCACTGCGCCGCTCGTTGCGCGCAATGGGCTGGTTGGGGCTGCTGCTCAGCCTGTTGCTGTGTGTCCAGGCCTGGGGCTGGGCCATGGGGCCGGTGGCCTGGTTCGGGGTGATGTCGCTGGCGGGGTTGTTGCTGGTGCTGCTGTTGCCTTATTGGCCCCGGGTGGCGGCGGGGTTGGTGGGCTTGGTGCCGGTTTGGGGGGTGATGCAGGTGTGTTCGCTTTAGGGGGCGCTCGATCTCAAGGCTCCAACACCCCGCACTGCCCCAACCACCGCTCAAAGCACTCGAACGTATCGATCGCCGCCTGCACCGTGGCGGCCTGCGCCGCTGGCGTGTTCGGGGCTTGCCCGAGCCTGTCGAGAAAGGCTCGCCAGTAGCTGCCGGTCGACGCGCCATACACATCGAGAAAGCCCGTACCGCAGTCGGGACCGAGCCCTAGGCGTTCGGCCATGGCGCGCTTCAATACCTGGCCCCCCAAGGTCGAGCCCTCGATCACATACATCACGCCCAGCGCCCGTGCCTCGTCATCGAGGCTCGGCAGCGCCTGGCACAACGGCAACGCATCGATATCCGCCGCGCTCAGGCCCAGGGCCAGTAGGTCGCGTACCAGCACCGGCGCCTTCATTCGTTCGTCAGCCAGGTACCCGCCCAGGTGCAGTTCCAGGGGGGCATGAAAGCCGTAATAGGCAGCGAGTAGACGACGGTAGGCGTGGGCATCGAAGCCTTCGCGGAAAAACGGCAGTCGATCCTCCAACGCCCTGTGGCATTCGCGGGTGCCTGCGCGCAGGGCAAGCAACAAGGGGGAGGGGGTGGAAGTAGTGCGGGTCGACATCGATCAGGCTCTGCTGGCAATTTGCCTAGTTTGGAGTGGCATCCTACCGCAGTGTTCCCCACTGGCCGCGACAAAATCGCCACGTCGTGATAAACGAGTCCACTTCATTTGAGTGAAAAGCCCCTGCGATGAAAGCCGTGCACCTCACCCTGGTCTGTCACGCCTTGACCGATGCCCAGCGCACCGGCCACTTGCCGCGACATGGCGACCCTATTCTGCCGGTAATCGAACTGCCGTGGATCCCCAACCCCGCGACCCAGGTACTGAGTGCGCCGGAGCGCCGAGCCCAGGACACCGCCGTCATGTTGGGTCTGCCCGTTCGACTCGCGCCGGCACTGGCCGATTGCGACCTGGGAAACTGGCAGGGGCTGGCGCTCAAGCAATTGCAGGCCGAACAGCCCGAGGCGTTGGCGCAGTGGCTGGGCGATCCCTGCAGCAAGCCTCATGGCGGCGAGTCTTTTGCCGAGCTTTGCCAGCGAGTGGCGGCCTGGCTGGGCGAATTCGAGGAGGCTGGGCACTGGCTGGCGGTGACCCATCCGTTGGTCATCCGCGCCGTGCTGGTCGAGGTGATGGGCGCACCGCTTGCCGCCCAGTCACGTATCGACGTGCTGCCACTGTCGCGTGTGTGCCTGAGCCACACCGGGCAATGGCGCTTGCGCCTGGGTTGAAGGCTGGCTTCAGAACGCCAGCTTGTAGCCGATCAGCAGGAGCATGGCGGCCAGGCACGGGCGCAGCACGCGGTCGGAAATACGCCCGGTCAGGTGGCTACCCAGGTAGATACCCGGCAGCGACCCGAGCAACAGGTAGCCCAGCAGCGACCAGTCGAGGTTGCCCATGCCGGCATGGCCCAGGCCGGCGACCAGGGTCAGCGGCACGGCGTGGGCGATTTCGGTACCGACCAGGCGACGGGTTTGCAGGAACGGGTAGAGCAGGAACAGGGCCACCGTGCCCAACGCACCGGCCCCGATCGAAGTCAGCGTGACCATGACGCCCAGCACCACGCCAGTGAGCACGGTCAGGAGGTTCAGGGTGCGGTCGCTGAGGTGGTAGTGATCGCCGGCGTGACGGTTGGCGAAGGCCTGCAGGCGCGACTTGAACATGATCGCCAGCGCGGTGAGGATCAGCACCGCCGCCAGGCCTTGCTTGATGAT
Proteins encoded in this window:
- a CDS encoding PepSY-associated TM helix domain-containing protein — protein: MKNSFTQSMAWLHTWAGLIFGWLLFAIFVTGTLAVFDKELNHWMQPEIPASEVSQADAARRAIAYLQTHEPNAGNWGVSLPGERAPGLRVSTGDRRHGHSVQLDPQSGEAIEVRKSVGGNFFFRFHFTLDLPRNWGIFVVGALALVMLAGLVTGIVIHKKIFKEFFTFRPGKGQRSWLDFHNASAVLLLPFHLMITYTGLVIFMLIYIPAGVDALFEGDNRAYSQAQGNARLEQPRALARQPGELVDVVPLLAQAEARLGPLSGFSVSHPNTAGARIEVRPELGNRIALSKGQAMVFDGVTGELLSDVADWRPAPLTQRVMVGLHFAQFGGYPMRWLYFTCGLVSCLMIASGLVLFCVKRGRKYASATEDASARRWYRLAEVCNIGFIAGLLLACVALLWASRLLPVELAQRQDWEVRAFFGVWLLALLHAGLRPARRAWVEQLGLVALLCCGLGLLGGLADGMRLAVVVTALILGAVLGLAAWRVHHHAAAPRRTRAMPRREARA
- a CDS encoding DUF3325 domain-containing protein → MMLSVMGGAVLAYGGMLALCQGLERHFKPVWGRTCPPALRRSLRAMGWLGLLLSLLLCVQAWGWAMGPVAWFGVMSLAGLLLVLLLPYWPRVAAGLVGLVPVWGVMQVCSL
- a CDS encoding biliverdin-producing heme oxygenase; amino-acid sequence: MSTRTTSTPSPLLLALRAGTRECHRALEDRLPFFREGFDAHAYRRLLAAYYGFHAPLELHLGGYLADERMKAPVLVRDLLALGLSAADIDALPLCQALPSLDDEARALGVMYVIEGSTLGGQVLKRAMAERLGLGPDCGTGFLDVYGASTGSYWRAFLDRLGQAPNTPAAQAATVQAAIDTFECFERWLGQCGVLEP
- a CDS encoding histidine phosphatase family protein; this translates as MKAVHLTLVCHALTDAQRTGHLPRHGDPILPVIELPWIPNPATQVLSAPERRAQDTAVMLGLPVRLAPALADCDLGNWQGLALKQLQAEQPEALAQWLGDPCSKPHGGESFAELCQRVAAWLGEFEEAGHWLAVTHPLVIRAVLVEVMGAPLAAQSRIDVLPLSRVCLSHTGQWRLRLG
- a CDS encoding sulfite exporter TauE/SafE family protein, giving the protein MDVGSFGFTIAGLVVGFIVGMTGVGGGSLMTPILLWFGINPATAVGTDLLYAAITKASGVWVHGRNKNIDWKITGYLSLGSVPAAALTLWFLSTLHTDTSALNAIIKQGLAAVLILTALAIMFKSRLQAFANRHAGDHYHLSDRTLNLLTVLTGVVLGVMVTLTSIGAGALGTVALFLLYPFLQTRRLVGTEIAHAVPLTLVAGLGHAGMGNLDWSLLGYLLLGSLPGIYLGSHLTGRISDRVLRPCLAAMLLLIGYKLAF